Proteins co-encoded in one Syngnathoides biaculeatus isolate LvHL_M chromosome 22, ASM1980259v1, whole genome shotgun sequence genomic window:
- the sfxn2 gene encoding sideroflexin-2, with protein sequence MALRPTFDIDAPRWDQTTFMGRLKHFFNITDWRTALLPDSRLDEAKALVEHCRAGSVPPGTTEEQLHYAKKLYDSAFHPDTGDRMNIIGRMSFQVPGGMAITGCMLQFYRTVPAVVFWQWVNQSFNALVNYTNRNAASPITPKQIGIAYVTATSTALATAVGLNLYTKKAPPLVARWVPFAAVASANCVNIPMMRQQEILNGIAVTDENGNKLGHSRKAAVKGITQVVISRITMAAPGMIILPIIMQRLEKYKFMQRITYLHGPIQVMMVGVFLTFMVPAACSLFPQRCSIAVSKLEPELRDSITSKYGDAVRCVYFNKGL encoded by the exons ATGGCGCTCAGGCCCACCTTCGATATCGACGCCCCGCGGTGGGACCAGACCACCTTCATGGGGCGGCTCAAGCACTTCTTCAACATCACCGACTGGAGGACGGCGCTCCTGCCCGACTCCCGCCTGGATGAGGCCAAAGCCTTAGTGGAGCACTGCAG AGCTGGGTCGGTCCCACCGGGCACCACTGAGGAGCAACTCCACTACGCCAAAAAGCTGTACGACTCGGCTTTCCATCCCGACACGGGCGACCGCATGAACATCATCGGGCGCATGTCCTTCCAGGTGCCCGGCGGCATGGCCATCACCGGCTGCATGCTGCAGTTTTACAG GACAGTGCCTGCCGTAGTGTTCTGGCAGTGGGTTAATCAGTCCTTCAACGCGCTGGTCAACTACACCAATCGCAACGCCGCCTCACCAATCACCCCAAA GCAGATCGGCATCGCCTACGTGACTGCCACCAGCACAGCCTTAGCTACGGCGGTGGGACTCAACCTTTACACAAAG AAAGCACCCCCACTGGTGGCACGATGGGTCCCTTTCGCGGCTGTGGCGTCGGCCAACTGTGTCAACATTCCCATGATGCGGCAACA GGAAATCTTGAACGGCATCGCTGTCACCGATGAAAATGGCAACAAGCTGGGCCACTCACGG AAAGCAGCGGTGAAAGGCATCACGCAGGTGGTCATCTCCAGGATCACGATGGCTGCGCCGGGAATGA TCATCCTCCCCATCATTATGCAGCGGCTGGAAAAATACAAGTTCATGCAG AGAATCACGTACCTCCACGGCCCCATTCAAGTGATGATGGTGGGCGTCTT TTTGACCTTCATGGTACCTGCGGCCTGCTCCCTGTTCCCACAGCGATG CTCCATTGCCGTCTCAAAGCTCGAGCCCGAACTCCGCGACTCCATCACATCCAAGTACGGCGACGCTGTGCGGTGCGTCTACTTCAACAAAGGCCTCTAA